A portion of the Clostridium gelidum genome contains these proteins:
- a CDS encoding AraC family transcriptional regulator, with protein sequence MDIKYIEDSRAKYLEPPQKQSIYLFLCFCGIADCSPSYSYGPAVRPQYVIHYIIDGEGSYTVNNKTYKLKKNEGFLIRPGIVTYYEADKDNPWSYMWIGFNGVKAETYLSYANLNEENLIFEYSKDATLKDYISEMLKLNEMDYSNELKLEGLLYLFMSKLVETRKEVFNQKAYKSAELYLEKSIEFIENNYSNNIKINDIASYIGINRSYLTHIFKKNINISPQDFLVNYKIDKACTLLQNTDLSIKVVAHSIGYSDPLTFSKIFKKVKGESPKNYRERFFSNQI encoded by the coding sequence ATGGATATTAAATATATTGAAGATTCTAGAGCTAAATACCTTGAACCCCCCCAAAAACAATCCATATATCTGTTTTTATGTTTTTGTGGAATCGCGGATTGTTCTCCTAGTTATTCATATGGGCCGGCAGTGAGACCTCAATATGTAATTCACTACATAATTGATGGAGAAGGCTCTTATACTGTTAACAATAAAACATACAAACTCAAAAAGAATGAAGGCTTCCTAATTCGCCCTGGTATTGTTACTTATTATGAGGCTGATAAAGATAACCCTTGGAGTTATATGTGGATTGGGTTTAATGGCGTTAAGGCCGAAACTTATTTGAGCTATGCTAATCTTAATGAAGAAAATCTTATATTTGAGTATTCAAAGGATGCCACATTAAAAGACTATATTTCTGAAATGCTTAAATTAAATGAAATGGATTATTCTAATGAATTAAAACTTGAAGGTCTTCTATACTTATTCATGTCAAAATTAGTTGAAACTAGAAAAGAGGTTTTTAATCAGAAAGCTTACAAAAGTGCTGAATTATATTTAGAAAAATCTATAGAATTCATAGAAAATAATTATTCTAATAATATAAAAATTAATGATATTGCGAGTTATATAGGAATAAACAGAAGTTACCTTACTCATATCTTTAAAAAAAATATTAATATTTCACCTCAGGACTTTTTAGTAAATTATAAAATAGATAAAGCCTGTACTCTTTTACAAAATACAGATTTATCAATTAAGGTTGTAGCCCACTCTATAGGGTATTCTGATCCACTAACCTTTTCTAAGATATTCAAAAAAGTAAAAGGAGAAAGTCCTAAAAATTATAGAGAAAGATTTTTTTCAAATCAAATATAA
- a CDS encoding methyl-accepting chemotaxis protein has product MSKFLKISRTKTDKNINDKKKVNILFKTERIIRGLKIKNRLIISYGLLVLIPLLIIGITSVFQSKNAMNNKISNYSSQIMSQIGVNISTEMSNNSNFVQTLMSDSQIQDYLESIKTTNSFFDSSKVNTLSKLINTKGSTRNDILSLGIIDTNNIKIGIFSNQFSDDIKKNLSDLSKNAEGKFIWKLQKTPLGSYSLYMSAEVSSLTNFGKNLGFAFEELNPKILVSSFKNVNLGTNSSIFIVDSNGIIIASEDENLIGTDYKDANVVGKILDTEKDLASVNDEVKLQKRCFSTSNGESLVSYAPLNGSDWYVVGVIPYSYLNSDSNILRNNTLAVGLISFIIAMTVALIISRSISNPLEKLVVLMKKAKEGNLDLHIVDESKDEISEVISAFNDMVGKINTLIVDVKSLAENVSSNTKIITDVSEHSYASSEEIAATMSEITQGASEQATSASEGLDYMNKLSQEINMVNGKTQNVSLVLEKTKEMKQDAIISVETLNSKAEETNKASAKIVEDVNNLNSNVKDIKAIVELIVDIAEQTNLLSLNAAIEAARAGESGRGFAVVADEVRKLADKSKESSIQINKIINDIQHKTEVVVKEATSSSIIIREQMKAVEKTDTAFKTIFEGMDQIDSQLKEMVTSINEIVNSKDKTKMAMESISAISEETAATTEQVSDATQEQINGSQKVAEFAQELNEVVENLNSAISQFKVN; this is encoded by the coding sequence ATGAGTAAATTTTTAAAAATAAGTCGCACGAAGACAGATAAAAATATAAATGATAAGAAAAAAGTCAATATTCTATTTAAGACTGAACGTATTATAAGAGGTTTAAAAATAAAAAATAGATTGATTATTTCTTACGGGCTGTTAGTTTTAATTCCATTATTAATAATAGGAATTACATCAGTATTTCAATCAAAAAATGCAATGAATAATAAAATTTCAAATTATTCATCTCAGATAATGTCACAAATAGGAGTTAATATTTCAACTGAGATGAGTAATAATTCAAATTTTGTACAAACACTAATGAGCGATTCTCAAATACAAGATTATTTGGAAAGTATAAAAACTACTAATTCTTTTTTTGATTCTTCCAAAGTTAATACCTTATCTAAATTAATTAATACTAAAGGAAGTACAAGAAACGATATCTTGAGTTTAGGTATTATAGACACTAATAATATAAAAATAGGTATTTTTTCAAATCAATTTTCGGATGATATAAAGAAAAATTTATCGGATTTATCTAAAAATGCTGAAGGAAAATTTATATGGAAATTACAGAAAACTCCATTAGGAAGCTATAGTCTATATATGTCTGCAGAGGTAAGTTCTTTAACTAATTTTGGTAAGAATTTAGGCTTTGCATTTGAAGAATTAAATCCCAAAATACTCGTTAGTTCTTTTAAAAATGTAAATTTAGGTACTAATTCATCTATATTTATTGTAGATTCAAATGGCATTATTATAGCAAGTGAAGATGAAAATTTAATTGGAACAGATTATAAAGATGCAAATGTTGTTGGAAAAATTTTAGATACAGAAAAAGATTTAGCGAGTGTCAACGATGAGGTAAAATTACAAAAACGATGTTTTTCTACCAGCAATGGTGAATCTCTTGTATCTTATGCACCTTTAAATGGTTCAGATTGGTACGTAGTTGGAGTTATTCCCTATAGTTATTTAAATTCAGACTCAAATATTTTAAGAAATAATACCTTAGCAGTTGGTTTAATTTCATTTATAATTGCAATGACTGTTGCATTAATAATATCAAGAAGTATTTCAAATCCTCTAGAAAAATTAGTCGTACTTATGAAAAAGGCTAAAGAAGGAAATTTAGATCTTCATATAGTAGATGAGAGCAAAGACGAGATCAGTGAAGTAATAAGCGCATTTAATGATATGGTAGGAAAAATAAATACTTTAATTGTAGATGTTAAAAGTCTAGCTGAAAATGTATCAAGTAATACAAAAATAATTACAGATGTTTCAGAGCATTCTTATGCATCTTCAGAAGAAATTGCAGCAACAATGAGTGAGATTACACAAGGAGCTTCAGAACAAGCTACAAGTGCTAGCGAAGGTTTAGATTATATGAATAAATTGTCGCAAGAAATAAATATGGTAAACGGTAAGACACAAAATGTTTCATTAGTATTAGAAAAAACAAAAGAAATGAAGCAGGATGCTATTATATCAGTTGAAACATTGAATAGCAAAGCAGAAGAAACAAATAAAGCTTCAGCTAAAATTGTTGAAGATGTAAATAATTTAAATTCAAACGTTAAAGATATAAAGGCAATTGTAGAATTAATTGTTGATATAGCCGAGCAAACTAATCTTTTATCATTAAATGCAGCAATTGAAGCTGCAAGAGCTGGTGAGTCAGGCAGAGGTTTTGCTGTTGTTGCAGACGAAGTAAGAAAATTAGCGGATAAATCAAAAGAATCATCTATTCAAATTAATAAAATTATTAATGATATTCAGCATAAGACAGAAGTTGTAGTAAAAGAAGCAACCAGTTCTAGTATTATAATAAGAGAACAGATGAAAGCGGTTGAAAAGACAGATACTGCTTTTAAAACAATATTCGAAGGAATGGATCAGATAGATAGTCAATTGAAAGAAATGGTTACATCAATTAATGAAATAGTTAATTCCAAAGATAAAACTAAAATGGCTATGGAAAGCATTTCTGCTATTTCAGAAGAAACTGCTGCAACTACAGAACAGGTATCAGATGCAACACAGGAACAAATCAATGGAAGTCAAAAGGTAGCTGAGTTTGCTCAGGAATTAAACGAAGTAGTTGAAAATCTAAATAGTGCAATATCTCAATTTAAAGTAAATTAA